The window CGGCGCGGTCGACTCGCCGACGGAGATCGAGCCGCTGGGTCTGCTCGCCACCGCCGACGGCGTGGTCAACGTCGCCGATTTCGGCGCCTACGCCAACCCGCTGGACGCCCGTCCGCGGGAGGGCCGTCCGCGCGTCATCGCGGTGCTGGGCACCTCGATGAACGCCGGCAAGTCCACGGTCGTGGCCTGCCTGGTCAACGGCCTGAGCCGCGCGGGTCGCCGCGTCGGCGCGGGCAAGATCACCGGCACGGGTGCGGGCAACGACCGCATGCACTACCAGGACGCCGGGGCGCACGCCGTCCTCGACTTCACCGACTTCGGCTACGCGACGACCTTCCGCACGCGTTTCGACGACATCCGGGCCCTCACCGTCAACATGGTCAACGCCCTGGCGGACACGGGCGCGGACACCGTCATCGTGGAGATCGCCGACGGCATCTACCAGCGGGAGACCGCCATGCTGCTGCGTGACCCGGTCTTCCACGGGACCGTCGACGCCGTCGTCTTCGCGTCCTCGGACGCCCTCGGCGCCCGCGCGGGTGTCGCCGAGCTTGTCGACGCCGGCCTGCCCGTCCTCGCCGCTTCCGGCATCATGACGCGCTCCCCGCTGGCCACGGTGGAGGCCCGCGAGGTGCTCGCCCAGTACGGCGTCCCGGTGGTCGCGTCCTACGACCTCACCGACCCGGAGCGGGCGATGACGGTGGCGAAGCCGGACACCGCCTCCTGAACTACAGTAGGTTAGGCTTTCCTAACCTACTGAGGAGTGTCCTGTGAACCGACCTGCCCCCGCCCGCCGTCCGCTCCGCTCCGCCACTGTCACCGGTGTGGAGCGGCTGACCCCGGAACTCATCCGCCTGAGCTTCCACAGCCCCGACCTCGTCGGCGTGGAGGTGGAGCACACCGACCACTACATCAAGATCGTGTTCGGGGAGATGGTCACCCGCACCTACACGTTCCGCCGCATCGACCCCGCGACCGGGTGTTTCGACGTCGACTTCGTCACCCACGGTGACCGGGGGCTCGCCGGCCCCTGGGCGCAGCGCGCCCGGGTGGGGGACACCATCACGTTCCGTGGCCCCGGCGGTGCCTGGCACCCGGAGGAGGGCTACGGGCACTTCGTGTTCGCGGGCGACGAGT of the Corynebacterium humireducens NBRC 106098 = DSM 45392 genome contains:
- a CDS encoding DUF1611 domain-containing protein, which gives rise to MTLLTSAPTAAGAIGMPATAEVATVTPVSAEAARGPLRQLPVPERIHACYSTRFVGAALDADRAAFHLVAGEEVLPQTGDVVVARVARIRSHRQIETPVSRKATLFEDALVLLAYGHRYAADFFLAHVPSTLDHCHLVAAGGVAGVVTEVHGAVDSPTEIEPLGLLATADGVVNVADFGAYANPLDARPREGRPRVIAVLGTSMNAGKSTVVACLVNGLSRAGRRVGAGKITGTGAGNDRMHYQDAGAHAVLDFTDFGYATTFRTRFDDIRALTVNMVNALADTGADTVIVEIADGIYQRETAMLLRDPVFHGTVDAVVFASSDALGARAGVAELVDAGLPVLAASGIMTRSPLATVEAREVLAQYGVPVVASYDLTDPERAMTVAKPDTAS